In Flagellatimonas centrodinii, a single window of DNA contains:
- a CDS encoding ACP phosphodiesterase gives MNFLAHLWLADRTSTSLAGAVLGDVVRGSDLSAYPPDIAEGIRLHRRVDAATDRHPLMREARQLWPDGERRYAGILLDLASDFALSHDWPAFAAEPLSMFQQRAAEAMAAAASWFLLAGGRATTAPAFATLLASYATEAGIDEAIRRTATRLKQPAPLLQAGTRWRLAVPVLRAGLPGLLDDLTAVAGHSRAH, from the coding sequence GTGAACTTCCTCGCGCACCTCTGGCTGGCCGACCGCACGAGCACCTCTTTGGCGGGTGCGGTGCTGGGGGACGTGGTGCGGGGGTCGGATCTTTCGGCATACCCGCCGGACATTGCCGAGGGCATTCGTTTGCATCGCCGCGTCGATGCCGCCACCGATCGCCACCCGCTGATGCGCGAGGCGCGCCAGCTATGGCCAGACGGCGAGCGCCGCTATGCCGGCATCCTGCTCGATCTGGCCAGTGACTTCGCGCTGTCGCACGACTGGCCGGCGTTTGCTGCCGAGCCATTGTCGATGTTTCAACAGCGTGCCGCGGAGGCCATGGCGGCCGCGGCCTCATGGTTTCTGCTGGCCGGGGGGCGTGCCACCACCGCGCCTGCCTTTGCCACCTTGCTGGCGTCCTATGCCACGGAGGCCGGTATCGACGAAGCGATTCGCCGGACCGCCACTCGACTGAAGCAGCCGGCGCCGTTGTTGCAGGCGGGGACGCGTTGGCGCCTGGCCGTGCCGGTGTTGCGCGCCGGTTTGCCGGGGCTACTCGACGATCTGACAGCAGTCGCCGGGCACTCCCGCGCTCACTGA
- a CDS encoding efflux RND transporter permease subunit, with product MHFTDIFIKRPVLATVISLIILLLGLRAGLDLTVREYPELQNAQITVSVAYPGADPALIEGFITTPLEREIATADGIDYLTSSSVQNASTITANLRLTKDPNEALTEIAAKVNKLRSQLPEGSEDPVIQIAEGGGTAAMYLSFYSEVLDQSQITDYLSRVVEPQLSAIEGMEKAEIIGARTYAMRVWLKPERMAAHNITASEVYSRLRSQNVLSAVGETKGNYVRIGLSAGTDVSDAEAFRQIVVKAEGEQVVRLGDVADVQLGAEVYEGDAGWDGTPALFIGVQVRPEANVLDVIDDVMALWPDIVQRLPEGLNAEVGYDSTVYIRDAISEVRATLIEALLIVIVVIYLFLGSLRNSFIPAVTVPLSLVGALFLMMALGFTINLLTLLAMVLAIGMVVDDAIIVMENIHRHIEDGMKPHDAAIQGARELVGPVIAMTITLVAVYAPIGFLGGITGKLFTEFAFTLAGAVLISGVVALTLTPMMCARILKSSHDNGGNRLAEFLDRQFEKWRNKYKARLHGALDTVHVIGVFGLVVLVSCYFLFVSTPAELAPAEDPGFAFSVNESDGYSTQEYLNQYFDKAKQVALDDPDVDHIFTFGFPGNSSQAFMGFIMKPWSQRERSAQEIIESVGQGLNDIAGLRSAAILPPALPTPGQGYPVEFVIKATASPEDIAATSDEIVARAQASKKFFFVAPRLRIDRPETRLVVDRDRAALLGVDMQQLSADLAALLAGGEVNRFSYDSRSYKVIQQVERGDRLNPAQLANYHTRAANGQLVPLSSLVRLEERTVARSIEHVQQLNADTIIAVPRPDVPQGEALKTLEDITQEVAPPGFRIDYGGASRQFKQEGSALMATFGFALVIIYLVLAAQFESFRDPLIILVTVPMSICGALLLINILGITNGMQLSNFPGMTLNIYTQVGLITLIGVISKHGILMVEFANKLQEQGFGKREAIEEAASIRMRPILMTTAALVVAMFPLLFASGPGASARFSLGLVIAAGMTIGTLFTLYVVPAAYLYIGRDHGHQGVPAAAA from the coding sequence ATGCATTTCACCGACATCTTCATCAAGCGGCCGGTTCTGGCAACGGTGATCAGTCTGATCATCCTGTTGCTGGGCCTGCGTGCCGGGCTCGACCTCACGGTTCGCGAGTACCCGGAACTGCAGAACGCGCAGATCACCGTCTCGGTGGCCTATCCGGGCGCCGACCCGGCGCTGATCGAGGGCTTCATCACCACCCCGCTGGAACGCGAGATCGCCACCGCCGACGGTATCGACTACCTCACCTCCAGTTCGGTACAGAACGCCAGCACCATCACCGCCAACCTGCGTCTCACCAAGGACCCCAACGAGGCCCTGACCGAGATCGCCGCCAAGGTGAACAAGCTGCGCAGTCAGTTGCCCGAAGGTTCGGAAGACCCGGTGATCCAGATCGCCGAGGGCGGCGGGACCGCGGCGATGTACCTGTCGTTCTACTCCGAGGTGCTCGACCAGAGCCAGATCACCGACTACCTGTCGCGGGTGGTAGAGCCACAGCTGTCAGCCATCGAGGGCATGGAGAAGGCCGAGATCATCGGTGCCCGGACCTATGCCATGCGCGTGTGGCTCAAGCCCGAGCGGATGGCGGCACACAACATCACCGCCAGTGAAGTCTATTCCCGCCTGCGCAGCCAGAACGTGCTGTCGGCCGTCGGCGAAACCAAGGGCAACTACGTTCGTATCGGCCTGTCGGCCGGCACCGATGTCAGCGATGCCGAGGCGTTCCGCCAGATCGTGGTGAAAGCCGAGGGCGAGCAAGTGGTGCGCCTGGGCGACGTGGCGGATGTGCAGCTCGGCGCGGAAGTCTACGAGGGCGATGCGGGCTGGGATGGCACGCCGGCGCTGTTCATCGGCGTGCAGGTGCGACCCGAGGCCAACGTGCTCGACGTGATCGACGATGTCATGGCGCTCTGGCCCGATATCGTCCAGCGGTTGCCGGAAGGGCTCAATGCCGAAGTCGGCTACGACAGCACCGTGTATATCCGTGATGCCATCAGTGAGGTCCGCGCGACGCTGATCGAGGCGCTGTTGATCGTGATCGTGGTCATCTACCTGTTCCTCGGCTCGCTGCGGAATTCCTTCATCCCGGCCGTCACCGTGCCGCTGTCGCTGGTGGGCGCGCTGTTCCTGATGATGGCGCTGGGCTTCACCATCAACCTGCTGACGCTGCTGGCGATGGTGTTGGCGATCGGCATGGTGGTGGACGATGCCATCATCGTGATGGAGAACATCCACCGTCACATCGAAGACGGCATGAAACCGCACGATGCGGCGATCCAGGGTGCGCGCGAACTGGTGGGCCCGGTGATCGCCATGACCATCACCCTGGTGGCGGTGTATGCGCCGATCGGCTTCCTCGGCGGTATCACCGGCAAGCTGTTCACCGAGTTCGCCTTCACCCTCGCCGGAGCGGTGCTGATTTCCGGCGTGGTGGCGCTGACGCTGACGCCGATGATGTGTGCCCGCATCCTCAAGTCGTCGCATGACAACGGCGGCAACCGGCTGGCCGAGTTCCTCGATCGCCAGTTCGAGAAGTGGCGCAACAAGTACAAGGCGCGGCTGCATGGCGCGCTCGACACCGTGCACGTGATTGGCGTGTTCGGATTGGTCGTGCTGGTGTCCTGCTACTTCCTGTTTGTCTCCACCCCGGCCGAGCTGGCGCCGGCGGAAGACCCCGGGTTTGCCTTCTCGGTGAACGAGTCGGATGGCTACTCCACCCAGGAATACCTTAACCAGTATTTCGACAAGGCCAAACAGGTGGCGCTGGATGACCCGGATGTCGATCACATCTTCACCTTCGGCTTCCCCGGCAACAGCTCGCAGGCGTTCATGGGCTTCATCATGAAGCCCTGGAGCCAGCGCGAGCGCAGCGCGCAGGAGATCATCGAGTCGGTCGGTCAGGGCCTCAACGACATCGCCGGCCTGCGCTCCGCCGCCATCCTGCCGCCGGCACTGCCGACACCGGGGCAGGGCTATCCGGTGGAGTTCGTCATCAAGGCCACCGCCTCACCGGAAGACATCGCCGCCACCAGTGACGAGATCGTGGCGCGGGCGCAGGCGTCGAAGAAGTTCTTCTTCGTCGCCCCGCGCCTGCGCATCGACCGGCCGGAAACCCGACTGGTGGTCGATCGTGACCGGGCCGCCCTGCTGGGCGTCGACATGCAGCAGCTGTCGGCCGATCTGGCGGCGCTGCTGGCCGGGGGCGAGGTCAACCGCTTTTCGTATGACAGTCGCTCGTACAAGGTGATCCAGCAGGTGGAACGCGGCGACCGGCTCAACCCGGCGCAGCTTGCGAACTATCACACGCGGGCCGCCAACGGACAGCTGGTGCCGCTGTCGTCGCTGGTGAGGCTGGAAGAACGCACCGTGGCGCGTTCCATCGAGCACGTGCAGCAGCTCAACGCCGACACCATCATCGCCGTGCCCCGGCCCGACGTGCCGCAGGGTGAAGCGCTGAAGACCCTCGAGGACATCACCCAGGAAGTGGCGCCCCCGGGCTTCCGCATCGACTACGGCGGCGCCTCGCGCCAGTTCAAGCAGGAAGGCTCGGCGCTGATGGCCACCTTCGGCTTCGCCCTGGTGATCATCTACCTGGTGCTGGCGGCGCAGTTCGAGTCGTTCCGCGATCCGCTGATCATTCTGGTGACGGTGCCGATGTCGATCTGCGGCGCGTTGCTGTTGATCAACATCCTCGGCATCACCAACGGCATGCAGCTCAGCAACTTCCCGGGGATGACCCTCAATATCTACACCCAGGTGGGCCTGATCACCCTGATCGGGGTGATCTCCAAGCACGGCATCCTGATGGTGGAGTTCGCCAACAAGCTGCAGGAGCAGGGCTTCGGCAAGCGCGAGGCGATCGAGGAAGCCGCCAGCATCCGCATGCGGCCGATCCTGATGACCACTGCGGCACTGGTGGTCGCCATGTTCCCGCTGCTGTTCGCCAGCGGCCCCGGCGCCTCGGCGCGCTTCTCCCTGGGCCTGGTGATCGCCGCCGGCATGACCATCGGCACCCTGTTCACCCTTTACGTGGTGCCTGCGGCTTACCTCTATATCGGGCGCGATCACGGGCATCAGGGGGTGCCTGCCGCAGCAGCATGA
- a CDS encoding phytanoyl-CoA dioxygenase family protein, translated as MTTAASAFDSLPHLQRLRTQGYTIIEDFLSADDLAAVRAGLAPFLQQYAGRNNFEGFQTERVYTLVARGAIFERITEDARVLALLDALLQPGYLLTASQAINIGPGETPQPIHFDDQFYTIPRPRPAISVSTIVAVDAFTAANGGTELLPGSHGWSDAEIAGIYDGHDADAAVREDLERQLVPTEMPAGACVVFLGTLLHRGGGNHSGAPRLAFSNQYCEPWARTQENYFLGVPPERVRAMSPRLQQLLGYHIWPPFMGHVTAHHPLKTLEGGWVNPLV; from the coding sequence ATGACGACTGCTGCCAGCGCCTTCGATTCCTTGCCGCACCTGCAGCGCCTGCGCACGCAGGGCTACACGATCATCGAGGACTTTCTGAGTGCCGATGATCTCGCCGCCGTCCGTGCTGGTCTGGCCCCGTTTCTTCAGCAGTACGCGGGTCGCAACAATTTCGAGGGCTTTCAAACCGAGCGGGTTTACACGCTGGTGGCGCGGGGCGCGATCTTTGAGCGCATCACCGAGGATGCGCGGGTGCTGGCCCTGCTGGATGCCTTGCTGCAACCGGGCTATCTGCTCACCGCCAGCCAGGCGATCAACATCGGACCCGGTGAGACGCCGCAGCCGATCCATTTCGATGACCAGTTCTACACGATTCCCCGCCCGCGGCCGGCCATCAGCGTTTCGACCATTGTAGCGGTGGATGCCTTCACTGCAGCCAACGGCGGCACGGAACTGCTGCCGGGCTCTCACGGCTGGAGTGATGCCGAGATCGCCGGGATCTACGATGGTCACGATGCCGATGCCGCCGTCCGTGAAGATCTCGAGCGTCAACTGGTGCCCACCGAGATGCCGGCCGGTGCCTGTGTGGTGTTTCTCGGTACGCTGCTGCACCGCGGCGGGGGTAATCACAGTGGCGCACCGCGGCTGGCGTTTTCCAACCAGTATTGCGAGCCCTGGGCGCGCACCCAGGAAAACTACTTTCTCGGCGTGCCACCGGAGCGTGTGCGGGCGATGTCGCCGCGGCTGCAACAGTTACTCGGTTACCACATCTGGCCGCCATTCATGGGTCATGTGACGGCGCATCACCCCTTGAAAACGCTGGAGGGTGGGTGGGTGAACCCCCTCGTTTAG
- a CDS encoding TetR/AcrR family transcriptional regulator: MGTRERRQREFGEREQQFLAAARELIAESGLLSLQMSKVAERCEYAVGTLYQHFTSKEDLLLGVLIEDVREHTALFQRVADWQAPTRDRMFAIGVADMIFVNRHPDFFRLSQYSLCEVVWKAASAERRQDFLDITKPIGEVVVAIVEDAVAQGDLTLTHQTPQELAAGMWALCAGFHQLVHAEGVLDDFSVRAPYRAMSQHIQHLLNGVGWRPLQADTSPAGLDVLIKRICKEVFDESICAG, translated from the coding sequence ATGGGAACGCGGGAGCGCCGCCAGCGGGAATTCGGGGAACGCGAGCAGCAGTTCCTCGCGGCTGCGCGTGAGCTGATCGCTGAAAGCGGTCTGTTGAGCCTGCAGATGTCGAAGGTCGCCGAACGCTGCGAATACGCGGTCGGCACGCTGTATCAGCACTTCACCTCGAAAGAGGACCTGCTGCTGGGCGTGCTGATCGAGGACGTTCGTGAGCATACCGCGCTGTTCCAGCGGGTGGCCGACTGGCAGGCGCCGACGCGGGATCGCATGTTCGCCATCGGGGTGGCAGACATGATCTTCGTCAACCGTCATCCGGACTTCTTCCGCCTCTCGCAATATTCCCTGTGCGAGGTGGTCTGGAAGGCGGCATCGGCCGAGCGTCGGCAGGACTTTCTCGATATCACCAAGCCGATTGGTGAAGTGGTGGTGGCGATTGTCGAGGACGCGGTGGCCCAGGGGGACCTGACCCTGACGCACCAGACACCACAGGAGCTGGCCGCCGGTATGTGGGCCCTCTGCGCCGGCTTCCACCAGTTGGTTCACGCCGAAGGGGTGCTCGACGACTTTTCGGTCCGTGCCCCGTACCGGGCGATGTCGCAGCACATTCAGCACCTGCTCAATGGCGTCGGCTGGCGCCCACTGCAGGCCGACACGTCGCCCGCCGGGCTGGACGTGTTGATCAAACGCATTTGCAAAGAGGTTTTCGATGAATCGATCTGTGCAGGTTAA
- a CDS encoding DUF1302 family protein codes for MMSKFAETRVVRGVLKSAVGAVLVAGSFSAHALQYQFNLFGENVDAVLNNTVTFGASWRLQDQASDLIGKSNQDPDLCRGVFQSCQGLHRLQNFPAERLANAPGQGSINFDDGNLNYDRGDITQMPLKYSHDFRFKWKNYGIFIRGIGIYDHHNYDDFETFSPNKITAENADDVIITGDDRISNRYFDGVYQSGGVVRDIRSQEEADEIGLRYDLLDANFFASIPLDDIRSLTLRIGRQTVNWGQSTVAVVNSVNQAQPVNANSLYRLGFGLLEELFVPVNMVRASTEIFAGITMEAYYQLEWQPIEIPTAGSFMSFVDIGTDNQRDTVNLAFGGAADDPDFVGAPLDNPLTAITYTTLSAQRLPDRDARDSGQYGVSFKYYAENINNGTEFGAYFMNYHSKLPYVSFFSTDLSCARVAGANGLPATNTSELLNRCPNMPIAVSSLRGQTNLLLDVVNLSAQRPGIALTELGLVDGNPLSLANLLIPLPNQPESSVVPFDSAKLLIEYPEDLKMFGADFTTTFGEYSFQGEVSYRPNVPLQVALVDVAFAAFGPTLTSCHNEEVNCAGSSAGLGFNEDGDYVLYDGNDFTDADGNNPYADTVNLVIGAAPGSARSFPSFLIPYRYGADAIGNNAPNSYIQGWIPGRVAQYNLGATRVLGLSENWIGADQVILLYELAATHVLNMPDFDELQIEGPLTAYTHASAGADGSGADGSKLACSTNPSCTVGPDGLRFNPYQTPRSAYADAFSWGYRIVGRIGYESVLPGISIQPLFIWAHDINGNSPGPAGNFVEGRKSLNLLLETRYGPSVAFTVSYNTFFGGGSNNLYRDRDNIGAFFKYQF; via the coding sequence ATGATGAGCAAGTTCGCGGAAACCCGGGTGGTGCGTGGTGTCCTGAAGTCTGCCGTGGGGGCCGTTCTGGTCGCCGGCAGTTTCAGCGCACACGCCTTGCAGTACCAGTTCAATCTGTTCGGCGAGAACGTCGACGCGGTGCTCAACAACACCGTGACCTTCGGCGCCTCGTGGCGCCTGCAGGATCAGGCCTCTGACCTGATCGGTAAAAGCAACCAGGATCCGGATCTGTGTCGTGGCGTGTTCCAGAGCTGCCAGGGGCTGCACCGACTGCAGAACTTCCCGGCCGAGCGGCTTGCCAATGCGCCGGGGCAGGGGTCGATCAACTTCGACGACGGCAACCTCAACTACGACCGCGGCGACATCACCCAGATGCCGCTCAAGTACAGCCACGATTTCCGCTTCAAGTGGAAGAACTACGGCATCTTCATTCGCGGCATCGGCATCTACGATCATCACAACTACGATGATTTCGAGACCTTCAGCCCCAACAAGATCACCGCCGAGAATGCGGACGACGTGATCATCACCGGTGATGACCGCATCTCCAACCGCTACTTCGACGGGGTCTATCAGTCGGGCGGGGTGGTCCGCGACATCCGCAGCCAGGAAGAAGCCGACGAAATCGGTCTGCGCTATGACCTGCTGGATGCCAACTTCTTCGCCAGCATTCCGCTGGATGACATTCGCTCGCTGACCCTGCGGATCGGCCGTCAGACCGTGAACTGGGGCCAGAGCACGGTGGCGGTGGTCAACAGCGTCAACCAGGCGCAACCGGTCAACGCCAACTCGCTGTACCGCCTCGGATTCGGTCTGCTCGAAGAGCTCTTCGTGCCGGTGAACATGGTGCGTGCCAGCACCGAGATCTTCGCCGGCATCACCATGGAGGCCTACTACCAGCTGGAATGGCAGCCGATCGAGATTCCCACCGCCGGCAGCTTCATGTCCTTCGTCGACATCGGCACTGACAACCAGCGGGACACCGTCAACCTCGCGTTCGGTGGTGCCGCCGATGACCCCGACTTCGTCGGCGCGCCGCTGGACAACCCGCTGACCGCGATCACCTACACCACGCTGTCGGCGCAGCGCCTGCCCGACCGCGATGCACGGGACTCCGGCCAGTACGGTGTGTCGTTCAAGTACTACGCGGAAAACATCAACAACGGCACCGAGTTTGGCGCCTACTTCATGAACTACCACTCGAAGCTGCCGTATGTGAGCTTCTTCTCGACGGACCTCAGCTGCGCGCGGGTAGCCGGTGCGAACGGTCTGCCAGCCACCAATACCAGCGAGCTGCTGAACCGCTGCCCGAACATGCCGATCGCCGTCAGCTCATTGCGCGGACAGACCAACCTGTTGCTGGATGTGGTGAACCTGAGCGCGCAGCGGCCGGGGATTGCCCTCACCGAACTGGGGCTGGTTGATGGCAATCCGCTGAGCCTGGCCAACCTCTTGATTCCGCTGCCCAACCAACCCGAATCGAGTGTGGTCCCGTTCGACTCGGCAAAGCTGTTGATCGAGTACCCCGAAGATCTGAAGATGTTCGGCGCCGACTTCACCACCACCTTTGGCGAGTACTCGTTTCAGGGCGAGGTGTCGTACCGGCCCAACGTGCCGCTGCAGGTGGCACTGGTGGATGTCGCGTTTGCCGCCTTCGGGCCCACTTTGACGAGCTGTCACAATGAGGAGGTCAACTGTGCGGGTTCCAGCGCCGGTCTCGGCTTCAACGAGGATGGCGATTATGTGCTCTATGACGGTAACGACTTCACAGATGCCGACGGCAACAATCCCTATGCCGATACCGTCAATCTGGTTATCGGGGCCGCACCCGGCTCGGCACGTTCCTTCCCCAGCTTCCTCATTCCCTATCGCTACGGCGCCGACGCCATCGGCAACAACGCGCCCAACAGCTACATTCAGGGCTGGATTCCCGGGCGCGTGGCGCAGTACAACCTCGGTGCCACCCGGGTGCTGGGGCTGTCGGAGAACTGGATCGGCGCCGACCAGGTGATTCTGCTGTACGAACTGGCCGCCACCCATGTGCTCAACATGCCGGACTTCGATGAGTTGCAGATCGAAGGCCCGCTGACCGCCTACACCCATGCCAGCGCCGGTGCCGATGGCAGCGGTGCCGATGGGTCGAAGCTGGCCTGCTCCACCAACCCCAGCTGCACCGTCGGCCCCGATGGTCTGCGATTCAATCCGTATCAGACCCCGCGCAGCGCCTATGCCGACGCCTTCTCCTGGGGATATCGCATCGTCGGCCGCATCGGCTACGAGTCGGTACTTCCGGGCATCAGCATCCAGCCGCTGTTCATCTGGGCGCACGACATCAACGGCAACTCGCCAGGGCCCGCCGGCAACTTCGTCGAGGGCCGCAAGAGCCTCAACCTGCTGCTGGAGACCCGCTACGGGCCGTCGGTTGCCTTCACCGTGTCGTACAACACCTTCTTCGGCGGCGGCAGCAACAACCTGTACCGCGACCGCGACAATATCGGCGCCTTCTTCAAGTATCAGTTTTAG
- a CDS encoding efflux RND transporter periplasmic adaptor subunit — translation MTKRMIIMLILAGVVFGAVFGMKWIGNKMMVDYIETMPIPPVTISTTTGKSFTWENQVEAIGNLVPVQGADISTDVGGIITELHFESGDRVEKGAPLVTLDSDTERGELRRLQAQAELAKLNLERRQKLYKLEAISKSDLDAVQAEADAAQAAMQSQAARIAQKAIRAPFAGQLGIRQVSTGQFVAAGTPLVTLQSLDPIDVDFSLPEQYLADISAGLPVTVTVEAYPGDVFEGTVLAVEPRVDEATRNVRLRARLANADLKLRAGQFGQVQLRLPGEQNVLAVPRTAINYSSYGASVFVVTGDREAAQQEGGEPLTVTQRFVRLGPARGDFVAVTEGLEADDEVASSGLLKLRNDQPVVINNEIQPDAELAPTPANT, via the coding sequence ATGACCAAACGTATGATCATCATGCTCATCCTCGCCGGTGTCGTTTTCGGCGCCGTGTTCGGCATGAAGTGGATCGGCAACAAGATGATGGTGGACTACATCGAGACCATGCCCATCCCGCCGGTCACGATCTCCACCACCACCGGCAAATCGTTCACCTGGGAAAATCAGGTGGAGGCGATCGGCAATCTGGTGCCGGTACAGGGTGCGGACATCAGCACCGATGTCGGCGGCATCATCACCGAGCTGCATTTCGAATCCGGCGATCGGGTCGAAAAGGGTGCACCGCTGGTGACCCTCGACAGCGATACCGAACGGGGTGAACTGCGGCGGCTGCAGGCGCAGGCCGAACTGGCCAAGCTCAACCTTGAGCGCCGCCAGAAGTTGTACAAACTGGAAGCCATTTCGAAGTCGGATCTGGATGCGGTCCAGGCGGAAGCCGATGCGGCACAGGCGGCCATGCAGTCGCAGGCGGCGCGCATCGCGCAGAAGGCCATCCGCGCGCCGTTTGCCGGCCAGTTGGGCATCCGCCAGGTCAGCACCGGCCAGTTTGTCGCGGCGGGCACCCCGCTGGTGACGCTGCAATCGCTGGACCCGATCGACGTCGACTTCTCGCTGCCCGAGCAGTACCTGGCGGATATCAGCGCCGGCCTGCCGGTGACCGTGACGGTGGAAGCCTACCCGGGCGACGTGTTCGAAGGCACCGTGCTGGCAGTGGAGCCGCGGGTCGATGAGGCCACCCGCAACGTCCGCCTGCGGGCGCGCCTGGCCAATGCCGATCTCAAGCTGCGGGCCGGCCAGTTCGGGCAGGTACAGCTGCGGCTGCCGGGTGAGCAGAACGTGCTGGCGGTGCCGCGTACCGCTATCAACTACAGCTCTTACGGCGCGTCCGTGTTTGTCGTCACCGGCGACCGCGAAGCCGCGCAGCAGGAAGGTGGTGAGCCGCTCACGGTGACCCAGCGCTTTGTCCGTCTGGGCCCGGCGCGGGGCGATTTCGTCGCCGTCACCGAAGGGCTGGAGGCCGACGATGAAGTCGCTTCCAGTGGCCTGCTGAAGCTGCGCAACGACCAGCCGGTGGTCATCAACAACGAGATCCAGCCCGACGCGGAACTCGCCCCGACCCCCGCCAACACCTGA
- a CDS encoding TolC family outer membrane protein: MLISEALSRAVEADPQFAAAAATQRANRELGEQERAALRPSVALRANADYAYTDADFAFGASDEDYAAWSAVLEVRQPLLRLDWGARLDRAEARDALAEVEYRAAEIDFIARVSERYLNALLAEDQLRQTEAEARAIRESLDDTQKRYDVELVPGTDLKEAQARDDLIQAQLIAARGQVEETRDALEEITGYARGPLPRLRETLDLPPLTDSDVDTWYRTAQDSNVDLLRARLQTELARTNRQSRKAEALPSLDVVASAGRNDSQDYTLGQLQDEARIGVELTVPLYAGGINHSRVREAEARIDEADLALTRAQREVRSAIRKAYRDVVSALTADKAYSQVLASAEAAERAVQAGYDAGTRTIADVLDAQSRVVQAQRDRNEVRYDLLIKALILQATAGTLSVDMVAAMDRLFEQPDAAEPPAAAP; this comes from the coding sequence ATGTTGATTTCCGAGGCCCTGAGCCGCGCGGTCGAAGCGGATCCGCAGTTCGCCGCCGCCGCTGCCACGCAGCGCGCCAACCGCGAGCTGGGCGAGCAGGAACGCGCCGCCCTGCGCCCGAGCGTGGCCCTGCGTGCCAACGCCGACTACGCCTATACCGACGCCGACTTCGCCTTTGGCGCCTCGGACGAGGACTATGCGGCATGGTCCGCCGTGCTGGAAGTCCGGCAGCCACTGTTGCGTCTGGACTGGGGCGCACGCCTTGACCGTGCCGAGGCACGGGATGCACTGGCCGAAGTCGAGTACCGCGCCGCCGAAATCGACTTCATCGCGCGGGTGTCGGAGCGCTATCTCAACGCTTTGCTGGCCGAAGACCAGTTGCGACAGACCGAGGCCGAGGCTCGCGCGATTCGCGAGTCGCTCGACGATACCCAGAAGCGGTATGACGTCGAGCTGGTGCCCGGCACCGATCTCAAGGAAGCGCAGGCGCGTGATGACCTGATCCAGGCGCAATTGATCGCGGCGCGCGGTCAGGTGGAGGAAACCCGCGACGCCTTGGAAGAGATCACCGGTTACGCCCGTGGCCCGCTGCCGCGCTTGCGCGAGACGCTGGACCTGCCGCCGCTGACCGACAGTGATGTTGATACCTGGTACCGCACGGCGCAGGACAGCAACGTCGATCTACTGCGGGCGCGCCTGCAGACCGAACTGGCCCGCACCAACCGCCAGAGCCGCAAGGCCGAAGCGCTGCCGAGCCTCGATGTGGTGGCCAGCGCCGGCCGCAATGACTCGCAGGACTACACCCTCGGACAACTGCAGGACGAGGCCCGTATCGGCGTTGAATTGACGGTGCCGCTCTATGCCGGCGGCATCAACCACAGCCGGGTACGCGAGGCTGAAGCCCGCATTGACGAAGCCGACCTGGCCCTGACCCGGGCGCAGCGCGAGGTGCGTAGTGCCATTCGCAAAGCCTACCGGGACGTGGTGTCGGCACTGACGGCCGACAAGGCCTATTCGCAGGTGCTGGCATCGGCCGAAGCCGCCGAGCGGGCGGTGCAGGCCGGCTACGATGCCGGCACCCGCACCATCGCTGATGTGCTGGATGCCCAGAGTCGGGTGGTGCAGGCACAGCGCGACCGCAACGAAGTCCGCTACGACCTCTTGATCAAGGCGCTGATCCTGCAGGCCACCGCCGGCACGCTCAGTGTCGACATGGTGGCCGCCATGGACCGCCTGTTCGAGCAGCCCGACGCCGCCGAACCACCCGCCGCAGCGCCGTGA